From the Halorhabdus utahensis DSM 12940 genome, one window contains:
- a CDS encoding DEAD/DEAH box helicase, with product MPVADVLPDFAPAFPFESFNAMQAETLPALLERDENVVVSAPTASGKTAVAEVAIAKTIDRGGTALFLAPLRALTNEKESEWDRFEELGYSVYVVTGERDLNPRRAERADVLVMTPEKADSATRKHDSSRYSFVTDVDCVVIDEVHLLDADRRGSVLEVTISRLRRLCDPRIVALSATMTNIGDVAEWLEAPAETTFAFGDDYRPVPLNADVKTYSHGENAFADKYRRLYRALDLVEPHLREDGQSLVFVSSRQDTVQAAKKTRDELAERDIPIGARGDYDFHNDASELNNNTLRQSVLDGVGFHHAGLSREDKNLVEQWFREGKLAILFSTSTLAWGVNLPARCVVIRDTKLHDPLEGEVDMSPLDVLQMLGRAGRPGYDEHGYAWVITDRSEADKYRRLLRDGKEIESRLAESLDAHLNAEIAMGTIRDLDDVLDWLETTFYYVRANNAPDRYDAAGSLREQASSTMRGLVDRGFVEMDDDLRVSATALGRLASRFYLRLDTARHFGDLADAAGERELSERDILSAVAGAGEFDSVSARTDERDAVRAVLGDDRTDQETVVDVDLDSGQRKVLAILEASMRGTTPSELQSDAWVIRQNANRLLAALQAFLAEFDGARAANLARRIEARVEHGISDDAVGLTAIDGIGSGRASKLAAEGLATPADVVAAGVEGLVDAGLSEGVAERVLESARDLPVVEIDWGDFPESIPHGENEMCEVTVRNTVGGGQAGIRVTVNSVEMTASETYLGEATLPVGVFGGDADELTFRVEVSFPELPIQPVVETRTVEVV from the coding sequence GTGCCCGTCGCCGACGTATTGCCCGACTTCGCGCCGGCGTTTCCCTTCGAGTCGTTCAACGCGATGCAGGCCGAGACCTTGCCGGCGCTGCTCGAGCGCGACGAGAACGTCGTCGTGAGCGCGCCGACCGCCAGCGGCAAGACCGCGGTCGCGGAGGTCGCCATCGCGAAGACCATCGATCGGGGTGGGACGGCCCTCTTCCTCGCGCCGCTTCGGGCACTCACCAACGAGAAGGAGAGCGAGTGGGATCGCTTCGAGGAACTGGGCTACTCGGTGTACGTCGTCACCGGCGAGCGCGACCTCAACCCACGGCGCGCCGAGCGCGCGGACGTCCTCGTCATGACGCCCGAGAAGGCCGACTCGGCGACCCGAAAGCACGACTCCAGCCGCTACAGCTTCGTCACCGACGTCGACTGCGTGGTCATCGACGAGGTCCACTTACTCGACGCCGACCGTCGCGGGAGCGTGCTGGAGGTCACCATTTCCAGACTTCGACGCCTCTGTGACCCCCGGATCGTCGCCCTCTCGGCGACGATGACCAACATCGGGGACGTCGCCGAGTGGCTTGAGGCCCCCGCCGAGACGACCTTCGCCTTCGGCGACGACTATCGACCGGTCCCCCTCAACGCCGACGTCAAGACCTACAGCCACGGCGAGAACGCCTTCGCCGACAAATACCGCCGGCTGTATCGAGCCCTCGATCTCGTCGAACCCCACCTCCGGGAGGACGGGCAGTCACTCGTGTTCGTCTCCTCCCGGCAGGACACGGTCCAGGCGGCCAAGAAGACCCGCGACGAACTCGCCGAACGGGACATTCCGATCGGTGCCCGGGGCGACTACGACTTTCACAACGACGCTTCCGAACTGAACAACAACACTCTCCGGCAGTCGGTCCTCGACGGCGTCGGGTTCCACCACGCCGGCCTCTCTCGGGAGGACAAAAATCTGGTCGAGCAGTGGTTCCGCGAGGGCAAACTTGCGATCCTCTTCTCGACGTCGACGCTCGCCTGGGGCGTCAACCTGCCCGCCCGGTGTGTCGTGATCCGTGATACCAAACTCCACGATCCGCTGGAGGGCGAGGTCGACATGAGCCCCCTCGACGTGCTTCAGATGCTCGGGCGGGCGGGCCGGCCGGGCTACGACGAACACGGGTACGCCTGGGTGATCACCGACCGTAGCGAGGCCGACAAGTATCGGCGACTCCTCCGGGACGGCAAGGAGATCGAGTCCCGGCTGGCCGAGAGTCTGGATGCCCACCTCAACGCCGAGATCGCGATGGGGACGATCCGCGATCTCGACGACGTCCTCGACTGGCTGGAGACGACGTTCTACTACGTGCGCGCGAACAATGCCCCAGATCGCTACGACGCCGCGGGATCGCTTCGGGAGCAGGCCAGTTCCACGATGCGCGGGCTCGTCGACCGTGGCTTCGTCGAGATGGACGACGACCTCCGGGTCTCGGCGACCGCCCTCGGCCGCCTCGCCTCGCGTTTCTATCTCCGGCTGGACACCGCCCGACACTTCGGCGATCTCGCCGACGCAGCGGGCGAGCGTGAATTGAGCGAGCGAGACATACTCTCGGCCGTCGCGGGGGCCGGCGAGTTCGACAGCGTCAGCGCCCGGACCGACGAACGCGACGCCGTCCGGGCGGTCCTGGGCGACGACCGGACCGATCAGGAGACCGTCGTCGACGTCGATCTCGATTCGGGTCAGCGGAAGGTCCTGGCGATTCTGGAGGCCAGCATGCGGGGAACGACGCCGAGCGAACTCCAGAGCGACGCCTGGGTGATCCGCCAGAACGCGAATCGCCTCCTGGCTGCACTCCAGGCCTTTCTCGCCGAGTTCGACGGCGCACGCGCGGCGAATCTCGCCCGCCGGATCGAGGCCCGCGTCGAACACGGTATCAGCGACGACGCGGTTGGACTGACCGCGATCGACGGCATCGGGTCCGGTCGGGCGAGCAAACTCGCCGCCGAGGGACTGGCGACGCCAGCCGACGTGGTCGCGGCGGGCGTCGAGGGCCTGGTCGACGCGGGGCTGAGCGAGGGCGTCGCCGAGCGCGTCCTCGAGAGTGCACGCGACTTGCCAGTCGTCGAGATCGACTGGGGTGACTTCCCCGAGTCGATCCCCCACGGCGAGAACGAGATGTGCGAGGTGACGGTCCGGAACACGGTCGGCGGCGGGCAGGCTGGCATCCGCGTGACCGTCAACAGCGTCGAGATGACTGCGAGCGAGACCTACCTTGGCGAGGCGACGCTTCCGGTCGGCGTCTTCGGGGGTGACGCCGACGAACTGACTTTCCGGGTCGAAGTGTCGTTCCCGGAACTCCCGATTCAGCCGGTCGTCGAGACGCGGACTGTCGAAGTTGTCTGA